The following proteins are encoded in a genomic region of Lachnospiraceae bacterium KM106-2:
- a CDS encoding phosphoribosylaminoimidazole-succinocarboxamide synthase, whose product MKKLEMRYEGKAKKVYTTDVEDVYIVDYKDDATAFNGLKKGTIVGKGVINNRMSNHIFQILEKEGVPTHYVEELSDRETAVKKVEIVPLEVIVRNIAAGSFSKKLGIEEGKKLLAPTLEFSYKDDALGDPMINDYYAVAIGAATREEIERITELTFKINSVLCDFFAKCNIELVDFKIEFGRYKGQIILADEISPDTCRLWDSKTHDKLDKDRFRRDLGNVEEAYIEVAKRIDIIK is encoded by the coding sequence ATGAAAAAACTAGAAATGCGATATGAAGGAAAAGCTAAGAAAGTTTACACTACTGATGTTGAAGATGTATACATAGTCGATTACAAAGACGATGCGACTGCATTCAACGGCTTAAAGAAAGGTACTATCGTAGGTAAGGGCGTAATCAATAATCGTATGTCCAATCACATCTTTCAGATATTAGAAAAAGAAGGTGTTCCTACTCATTATGTAGAAGAACTAAGTGATCGTGAGACTGCTGTCAAAAAGGTAGAAATCGTACCATTAGAAGTAATCGTGCGTAACATTGCTGCAGGAAGTTTTTCGAAGAAACTAGGCATTGAAGAAGGAAAGAAATTATTAGCTCCTACCTTAGAATTTTCATATAAAGATGACGCTCTTGGCGATCCAATGATCAACGATTATTATGCTGTTGCCATTGGTGCTGCTACAAGAGAAGAAATCGAGCGTATTACAGAATTAACATTTAAGATCAATTCTGTATTATGTGATTTCTTTGCAAAATGCAATATCGAATTAGTTGATTTCAAAATCGAGTTCGGACGTTATAAAGGACAGATTATCTTAGCTGATGAGATTTCCCCAGATACTTGTAGATTATGGGATAGTAAAACTCATGACAAGTTAGATAAAGATCGTTTCAGAAGAGACTTAGGCAATGTGGAAGAAGCATATATTGAAGTTGCGAAACGTATCGATATTATTAAATAA
- a CDS encoding amidophosphoribosyltransferase, with product MSNLVSEYISDELHEECGVFGVYDFDGNNVASSIYYGLFALQHRGQESCGIAVSDTQGPKGKVRSLKGMGLVNEVFTPEGLDGLYGDIGVGHVRYSTAGASCSENIQPLVLNYVKGTLALAHNGNLINALELRKELEYTGAIFQTTIDTEVIAYHIARERLKTPSVEKAVHNAMMKLQGAYSLIIMSPRKLIGVRDPYGFRPLCIGKRDNAYILASESCALDSIGATFVRDVLPGEIVTISKEEGIISDTSLCQPKKAKCIFEYIYFARPDSYIDGISVYNSRIMAGKILAQMHPVEADIVVGVPDSGNAAALGYAMESGIKFGMAFVKNSYVGRTFIKPKQSVRESAVKIKLNVLKEVVRGKRVVMIDDSIVRGTTSERIVRMLKNAGATEVHVRISSPPFLYPCYFGTDVPNCDQLIAHNNSVDKICELIGADSLGYLDGERLCELVEGAHDYCDACFSGHYPVEPPKEDIRGEYDK from the coding sequence ATGAGTAATTTAGTGAGTGAATATATTTCAGACGAACTTCATGAAGAATGTGGCGTCTTTGGTGTGTATGATTTTGATGGAAATAATGTTGCATCAAGCATTTATTATGGATTATTTGCGTTGCAGCACAGAGGTCAGGAAAGCTGTGGTATCGCAGTCAGTGATACGCAGGGACCAAAAGGTAAAGTTCGTTCCCTCAAAGGAATGGGACTGGTAAATGAAGTATTTACTCCTGAGGGACTAGACGGCCTATATGGTGATATCGGGGTAGGGCATGTCAGATATTCCACAGCAGGTGCTAGTTGTTCAGAAAATATACAGCCTCTTGTTCTTAATTATGTAAAAGGTACCCTTGCATTAGCTCATAATGGTAATCTCATTAATGCCTTGGAACTTCGTAAGGAATTAGAATATACCGGTGCTATTTTTCAAACTACTATCGATACAGAAGTGATCGCTTATCATATTGCAAGAGAGCGTTTAAAAACACCAAGTGTTGAGAAGGCGGTTCATAATGCGATGATGAAGTTACAGGGAGCATATTCTTTAATTATCATGTCTCCTCGTAAATTGATCGGAGTTAGAGATCCTTATGGATTCCGTCCACTGTGTATTGGTAAACGTGATAATGCATATATTTTAGCTAGTGAGAGCTGTGCCCTTGATTCTATCGGTGCAACCTTTGTCAGAGATGTCTTACCAGGTGAGATCGTTACGATCAGTAAAGAAGAAGGAATTATCTCGGATACCTCTTTATGCCAGCCGAAAAAAGCAAAATGTATCTTTGAATATATTTATTTTGCAAGACCAGACAGTTATATTGACGGAATTAGTGTTTATAATTCAAGAATTATGGCTGGTAAGATCTTAGCACAGATGCATCCAGTGGAAGCGGATATCGTTGTAGGTGTACCGGATTCCGGAAATGCAGCGGCATTAGGATATGCTATGGAGTCAGGTATTAAGTTTGGAATGGCGTTTGTTAAGAATAGTTATGTCGGTCGTACATTTATCAAACCAAAACAATCGGTTCGAGAAAGTGCCGTTAAGATTAAATTAAATGTGTTAAAAGAAGTGGTTCGTGGAAAGCGAGTTGTTATGATCGATGATAGTATCGTTCGAGGAACAACAAGTGAGCGAATCGTTCGTATGCTTAAGAATGCAGGTGCAACAGAAGTTCATGTTCGAATCAGTTCTCCACCATTCTTATATCCATGTTACTTTGGAACCGATGTACCAAACTGTGATCAGCTGATCGCGCATAATAACAGTGTAGATAAGATCTGCGAATTGATCGGTGCAGATTCTTTAGGATACTTAGATGGAGAACGCCTTTGTGAATTAGTCGAAGGAGCACATGATTATTGTGATGCTTGCTTCTCAGGTCATTATCCGGTAGAACCGCCGAAAGAAGACATCCGTGGGGAATATGATAAATAG
- a CDS encoding adenylosuccinate lyase, with protein MSNDKYVSPLSERYASKEMQYIFSPDMKFRTWRKLWIALAEAEKELGLNITEEQIQEMKAHQDDINYDVAKKREKECRHDVMSHVYAFGVQCPKAKGIIHLGATSCYVGDNTDIIVMTEALKLVKKKLINVIDELSRFAMKQKAQPTLAFTHFQPAQPTTVGKRATLWMQELMLDLEDLDHTIDHMKLLGSKGTTGTQASFLELFDGDYSKVKQVDGMIAKKMGFKACMPVSGQTYSRKVDTRVVNVLAGIAASAHKFSNDIRLLQHLKEVEEPFEKQQIGSSAMAYKRNPMRSERIASLSRYVMVDALNPAITSATQWFERTLDDSANKRLSIPEAFLAIDGILDLYLNVVDGMVVYPKVIEKHMMAELPFMATENIMMDAVKAGGDRQELHEKIRMLSMEAGRNVKEKGLDNNLLELIAADPSFNLTMEELQSTMDPSKYTGCAQMQVEEFISEVINPVLEENKDLIGVKVEINV; from the coding sequence ATGAGTAACGATAAATATGTAAGTCCGTTGTCAGAACGTTATGCAAGTAAGGAGATGCAGTATATATTTTCTCCAGATATGAAATTTAGAACATGGAGAAAATTATGGATCGCTCTTGCAGAAGCAGAAAAAGAGTTAGGACTTAATATTACAGAGGAACAAATCCAGGAAATGAAAGCGCATCAAGATGATATTAATTATGATGTTGCCAAAAAGAGAGAAAAAGAATGTCGTCATGACGTTATGAGCCATGTATATGCATTTGGAGTACAATGTCCAAAGGCAAAAGGAATCATTCATTTAGGAGCAACTTCTTGTTATGTTGGCGATAATACTGATATTATCGTTATGACAGAAGCTCTTAAACTTGTGAAAAAGAAATTAATTAATGTAATAGATGAGCTAAGTCGTTTCGCAATGAAACAAAAAGCACAGCCAACTTTAGCATTTACACATTTTCAACCTGCACAGCCAACGACAGTTGGAAAGAGAGCGACTCTTTGGATGCAGGAATTAATGTTAGACTTAGAAGATCTTGATCATACGATCGATCATATGAAATTACTTGGTTCTAAAGGTACTACGGGAACACAAGCTAGTTTCCTTGAGTTATTCGATGGTGATTATAGCAAAGTAAAACAAGTAGACGGCATGATCGCAAAGAAGATGGGATTTAAAGCTTGTATGCCAGTCTCTGGCCAGACTTATTCTCGTAAAGTGGATACAAGAGTCGTAAATGTCCTTGCAGGCATTGCAGCTAGTGCTCATAAATTCTCAAATGATATTCGTTTATTGCAACATTTAAAAGAAGTTGAAGAGCCTTTTGAGAAGCAACAGATCGGATCAAGTGCAATGGCTTATAAACGTAATCCAATGAGAAGTGAACGTATCGCATCTCTTTCTCGTTATGTTATGGTAGATGCCCTAAATCCAGCCATTACTTCTGCAACACAATGGTTTGAAAGAACATTAGATGATTCAGCTAATAAACGTCTTAGTATTCCAGAAGCCTTCCTTGCAATCGATGGAATTCTTGACTTGTATTTAAATGTCGTAGACGGTATGGTTGTTTATCCTAAAGTAATTGAAAAACATATGATGGCAGAACTTCCATTCATGGCGACTGAAAATATCATGATGGATGCAGTAAAAGCCGGTGGAGACCGTCAGGAACTTCATGAGAAGATCCGTATGCTTTCTATGGAAGCAGGTCGTAATGTAAAAGAGAAAGGTTTAGATAACAACCTTCTTGAATTGATCGCAGCAGATCCAAGTTTCAACTTAACGATGGAAGAACTTCAAAGTACTATGGATCCAAGCAAATATACAGGATGTGCCCAAATGCAGGTAGAGGAATTTATCTCTGAAGTTATCAATCCTGTTTTAGAAGAAAATAAAGATTTGATCGGCGTTAAAGTAGAGATCAACGTTTAA
- a CDS encoding phage capsid and scaffold produces MRVTIYSLLLICVLSMNRSDVTNIPTSSSYGITITNQKKINAITTLTYQDCGKMKCTRGILEYNYTDQSGISHYEKMIFDPIGYHVFDQQGTLLAYHKDNYFDFQAILNQTSQGGVLQINFYQGEFMAYGPYRIYRATNFNSPDHSAKISKQKDTYLFINTDDASAMNLNYADLYSGDGDISLSGLTFECNGLNPCIGKFLHARHISFSACTVQNARYNGHVIEFSCVQDSTIAGCTFTNTSMGYEIGGNNTNNYETIQIESASSPIACPYGKYSFYSGDYRSVNIAVTDSKFINVLRGIGNHASSNWQQCITIRNVEFNGVLEDAVHFNDETGKNNQLYLEGGIMNQIGRNQVYCSK; encoded by the coding sequence ATGCGAGTAACAATTTATAGTTTGCTATTAATTTGTGTACTGTCAATGAATCGATCAGATGTGACTAATATACCGACGTCAAGCAGTTATGGAATTACGATCACCAATCAAAAAAAGATAAATGCAATAACGACACTTACATATCAAGATTGCGGAAAAATGAAATGTACGAGAGGAATTTTAGAATATAATTATACAGATCAAAGTGGTATCAGTCATTATGAGAAGATGATATTTGATCCGATTGGATATCATGTTTTTGATCAGCAAGGGACTTTATTAGCCTATCATAAGGATAATTATTTCGACTTTCAGGCAATTTTGAATCAGACATCACAAGGTGGTGTGTTACAGATTAATTTCTACCAAGGAGAGTTTATGGCTTATGGGCCCTATCGAATCTATCGGGCAACTAACTTTAATTCACCTGATCACAGTGCAAAGATCAGTAAGCAAAAGGATACTTATCTATTTATTAATACCGATGATGCTAGTGCTATGAATCTGAATTATGCAGATCTTTATAGCGGAGATGGAGATATTTCATTATCAGGCTTAACATTTGAATGTAATGGATTGAATCCTTGTATCGGTAAATTCTTACATGCCAGACATATTAGCTTTTCAGCATGCACCGTTCAGAATGCTAGATATAATGGACATGTCATCGAGTTTTCTTGTGTACAAGATTCCACAATAGCCGGCTGTACCTTTACGAATACATCAATGGGATATGAGATAGGAGGTAATAATACAAATAACTATGAGACGATACAGATTGAGTCTGCATCAAGTCCCATAGCTTGTCCTTATGGTAAGTATAGTTTTTATAGTGGGGATTATCGTTCTGTAAATATAGCAGTAACAGATTCAAAGTTTATTAATGTGTTAAGAGGAATAGGGAATCATGCTTCGAGTAACTGGCAGCAATGTATCACGATTAGAAATGTAGAATTTAATGGCGTTCTGGAAGATGCCGTTCATTTTAACGATGAGACAGGAAAGAATAATCAGTTGTACTTAGAAGGTGGGATCATGAACCAGATAGGAAGAAATCAAGTATATTGTAGTAAGTAA
- a CDS encoding spore cortex-lytic enzyme, N-acetylglucosaminidase SleL, with the protein MDIHVVTAGQTLASIANQYGVDATRLALNNGITNPNNLVPGQTMVIRYPNVTHVVQAGETLVSIANQYGISTIILLQNNPAVVPRNYLIEGETLVISYADESKLGEISINGYAYPFITDETLLRTLPYLTYLCIFTYGFTPAGDLIPVDDARLIQLARDYNVAPIMVLATLGPTGVFDAATAHAVFVDLNAQQRLIDQIFTTIESKNYAGVDIDFEFIQPEDAELFAQFVGRLRDRLAESGYIVSVALAPKTSATQTGTLYQGHNYELIGAAATYVLLMTYEWGYTYGPPMAVAPINKVREVLDYGVTAIPREKIFMGFPNYGYDWPLPYIRGTTAASTLGNVEAVERAARYQAPIQFDEVSQAPFFNYTAEDGVEHVVWFEDARSVDAKVRLPSEYNFRGITYWNIMKFFPQNWLVVSSLYNIIRVI; encoded by the coding sequence ATGGACATTCATGTTGTAACTGCCGGTCAGACTCTTGCATCTATTGCCAATCAGTATGGTGTTGATGCCACTCGCCTTGCACTCAATAACGGCATCACAAATCCGAATAATCTAGTCCCCGGTCAGACCATGGTCATTCGATATCCTAATGTAACTCATGTCGTACAAGCCGGAGAGACTTTAGTCTCTATCGCAAACCAATATGGTATCTCTACCATAATCCTATTACAAAACAACCCAGCCGTAGTACCAAGAAACTATTTGATTGAAGGAGAAACTCTAGTTATCTCCTATGCAGACGAATCCAAATTAGGAGAAATCTCGATCAACGGGTATGCCTACCCCTTTATCACCGATGAAACATTACTGCGTACCCTCCCTTACCTTACATATCTCTGCATCTTCACCTACGGTTTTACTCCTGCCGGTGATCTGATTCCTGTGGATGATGCAAGACTGATTCAACTGGCTAGAGACTATAACGTAGCTCCGATCATGGTATTAGCCACACTCGGTCCAACTGGAGTATTTGATGCTGCTACCGCTCACGCTGTCTTTGTTGATCTTAATGCACAACAAAGACTGATCGATCAAATTTTCACAACGATTGAATCCAAAAATTATGCAGGAGTAGATATCGACTTTGAATTTATTCAGCCTGAAGACGCTGAGTTGTTTGCTCAATTCGTAGGCCGTCTTCGAGATCGTCTTGCTGAAAGTGGCTATATTGTATCCGTTGCATTAGCACCCAAGACTTCCGCCACTCAGACTGGCACTCTGTATCAAGGGCACAATTATGAGTTAATTGGTGCTGCTGCCACCTATGTCCTATTAATGACCTATGAATGGGGATATACCTATGGCCCTCCTATGGCCGTCGCTCCGATTAATAAAGTCCGCGAAGTTCTTGATTACGGCGTGACTGCGATTCCACGGGAGAAAATCTTTATGGGATTTCCGAATTACGGCTATGATTGGCCTCTCCCTTATATTAGAGGTACCACTGCTGCAAGTACCCTTGGTAATGTAGAAGCCGTAGAGCGGGCAGCCCGCTACCAAGCTCCAATACAGTTTGATGAAGTTTCTCAAGCACCTTTCTTTAACTACACTGCCGAAGACGGTGTAGAACATGTCGTCTGGTTTGAAGATGCCAGAAGTGTGGATGCCAAAGTAAGGCTCCCTTCTGAATATAACTTTAGAGGGATCACTTACTGGAATATAATGAAGTTCTTTCCTCAAAACTGGCTTGTAGTGAGTTCTCTCTACAATATAATTCGAGTCATCTAA
- a CDS encoding cellulose synthase catalytic subunit [UDP-forming], translated as MKRIWLFFNIFWTIIYLIWRTCWTIPIGYGVVALVSGIALLVVEILGMLEAFIHYFNMHKIEDYPKPEVKPEDYPDVDVFIATYNEPVELLYKTINGCVHMDYPDKRKVHIYICDDGNRVEVRELAKQFNVYYLNRDDHKGAKAGNLNHALSVTSSPYIATFDADMIPKHDFLMETVAYFVAQGDQKIGFVQTPQNFYNPDLFQFNLFSQNRIPNEQDYFYKDIQVTRNKSNSVIYGGSNTVIARCALEDVGGFFTKSITEDFATGILIQKKGYRCIAINRVLASGLSATDLKSLINQRIRWGRGCISTGRKVHIICSRHLSFSQKANYLASIWYWYAPIKRLIYILSPILFAVFNVMVVKCTLGQVLFFWLPMYISSNISLKMMSKNIRNTKWTNIYETVLFPYLLVPILLETFGISMKKFKVTTKGQELKNGTSEKLWYALPHSILILLSVIGIWHCLQWTFSTGRIDYFVILFWLLLNLFSLIMSVFFVMGRKWVRKTERMEAVIDCKIEDHKETIEGKTADISEGGLSIILEQPKDINDEEKVEITLQTSRYQATVLAQSALVIQVKEGWKYAFEIVDMLESKDEFLQLVYDREPTLPKNLDESLSTFDDLRLNIIKRLEKNHYQNRKMPRVFVDQMVDSNQKTEIQMINYNYKYILIKAYGPIDSNLKLFLNPKLVIRCAICKNLGDNTYLLTVTNYKEIHENANMRIELEQWLANGMLDESKMVENKKKRQRVREDEYIELDQL; from the coding sequence ATGAAGAGAATTTGGCTATTTTTTAATATTTTTTGGACAATTATTTATTTGATCTGGCGAACATGCTGGACGATACCAATTGGATATGGTGTTGTTGCCCTTGTGTCAGGTATTGCATTGCTAGTAGTGGAGATTCTAGGAATGCTAGAAGCATTTATCCATTATTTTAACATGCACAAGATTGAGGATTATCCTAAACCAGAGGTAAAACCTGAGGATTATCCGGATGTAGATGTATTTATCGCAACTTATAATGAACCGGTCGAACTTTTATATAAGACAATCAATGGATGTGTTCATATGGATTATCCAGATAAGAGAAAAGTACATATTTATATCTGTGATGATGGAAACAGAGTAGAGGTAAGGGAGCTGGCTAAGCAGTTTAATGTCTACTATCTAAATCGTGACGATCACAAAGGCGCGAAAGCGGGTAATCTCAATCATGCTCTTTCAGTGACTTCTTCACCTTATATTGCAACATTTGATGCTGATATGATACCAAAGCATGACTTTTTGATGGAGACGGTTGCATATTTTGTGGCACAAGGAGATCAGAAGATTGGATTTGTGCAGACTCCTCAAAATTTCTATAACCCAGATCTATTTCAATTCAATTTATTTTCGCAGAATCGAATTCCAAACGAACAAGACTATTTTTATAAAGATATTCAGGTTACAAGAAATAAGAGTAACAGTGTGATCTACGGAGGTTCCAACACGGTGATTGCCAGATGTGCCCTTGAGGATGTTGGTGGATTCTTTACCAAGAGTATTACGGAGGATTTCGCGACCGGTATTCTAATTCAAAAGAAGGGGTACCGATGTATTGCGATCAATCGAGTATTAGCATCTGGATTATCCGCGACAGATTTAAAGAGTTTAATTAATCAACGAATTCGCTGGGGAAGAGGATGTATCTCAACAGGAAGAAAAGTACATATTATCTGTTCGAGACATTTGAGCTTCTCTCAGAAGGCGAATTATTTAGCTTCAATCTGGTATTGGTATGCGCCTATAAAACGATTAATCTATATCCTGTCACCAATCTTGTTTGCAGTATTTAATGTTATGGTAGTGAAATGTACCCTGGGACAAGTTTTGTTCTTCTGGCTCCCAATGTATATTAGCAGTAACATTTCATTAAAGATGATGAGTAAGAATATCCGTAACACGAAATGGACCAATATCTATGAGACAGTACTATTTCCTTATCTACTAGTGCCAATCCTTCTTGAGACATTTGGTATCAGCATGAAGAAATTTAAGGTTACCACAAAGGGACAGGAACTGAAGAATGGGACAAGTGAGAAACTTTGGTATGCCTTGCCTCATAGTATTTTGATTCTATTATCAGTGATCGGAATCTGGCATTGTCTGCAGTGGACATTTAGCACAGGAAGAATTGACTATTTTGTTATCCTGTTCTGGCTGCTATTGAATTTATTCAGTCTGATCATGTCGGTATTCTTTGTAATGGGTAGAAAATGGGTCAGAAAGACCGAACGAATGGAAGCCGTTATTGATTGTAAGATTGAGGATCATAAAGAGACTATAGAAGGCAAGACGGCAGATATATCAGAAGGCGGTTTGTCGATTATTTTAGAGCAGCCAAAGGATATTAACGATGAGGAAAAGGTTGAGATCACATTACAGACTTCGCGTTACCAGGCTACTGTGTTGGCACAAAGTGCATTGGTCATTCAAGTGAAAGAAGGATGGAAATATGCCTTTGAGATCGTGGATATGTTAGAGAGTAAGGATGAGTTCTTGCAATTGGTCTATGACCGAGAGCCTACCTTGCCAAAGAATTTAGACGAATCACTAAGCACCTTTGATGATTTACGACTCAATATTATAAAACGTTTAGAGAAGAATCACTATCAGAATCGAAAAATGCCGAGGGTATTTGTCGATCAAATGGTAGATTCCAATCAAAAGACAGAAATTCAGATGATCAACTATAACTATAAATATATTCTGATCAAAGCATATGGTCCCATTGATTCTAATTTAAAGCTTTTCTTGAATCCTAAGCTGGTGATCCGTTGTGCAATCTGCAAGAATCTTGGTGATAATACCTACTTGCTTACGGTCACTAATTATAAGGAGATTCATGAAAATGCTAACATGCGTATCGAGCTAGAGCAGTGGCTTGCAAATGGAATGCTGGATGAATCTAAGATGGTAGAAAATAAGAAGAAACGACAGAGGGTAAGAGAAGACGAGTATATTGAATTAGATCAACTATAG
- a CDS encoding predicted membrane protein produces the protein MKRYEKICMMLVSICLLTLINMQISKAANPSDIKIQNYSFQKEGLKGKASVQKEIGKISLSLDTKKKKKGYYSSTLFLTDSRNVSKYGGFTTKMINKSNHSLRLNIAMNTKSKGVVVVKNGASVILNQNGVTSYQRVANDCFEIPAGYKGSITIPFYGLADQKNQKLLENEIEDIYGVGFIFVLQEQAQNEITISDMSLIEEGYLPAKKQIALVQIKGEESMLRPIEGSSVEEYKVSAFDMVGDSVQTKAKLSLQRHYDFVRMTSGGKLEVDANAQDDSVVLCATTSNGVVAKKKVYLQYSWTKKVMTENGYNAAIAKPSEVKPLLHQGNPLMNDRLLLVIRVVGVIGVGMFFLHYISRRKRYKRELKKGENNAIFK, from the coding sequence ATGAAGCGGTATGAGAAAATATGTATGATGCTAGTGAGTATTTGTCTCCTTACGCTGATCAATATGCAGATAAGTAAGGCGGCAAATCCAAGTGACATCAAGATTCAAAATTATAGTTTTCAAAAGGAAGGATTAAAGGGAAAGGCTTCTGTTCAGAAGGAGATAGGAAAGATTAGTCTTTCTCTTGATACAAAGAAGAAAAAGAAAGGTTATTATTCTTCGACTTTATTTCTTACTGACAGTAGGAATGTGTCAAAGTATGGTGGATTTACTACTAAAATGATAAATAAAAGTAATCATTCTCTGCGACTCAATATTGCTATGAATACGAAAAGTAAGGGAGTTGTTGTCGTAAAGAATGGAGCTAGTGTAATTTTGAATCAAAATGGTGTGACAAGTTATCAAAGAGTAGCCAATGATTGCTTTGAGATTCCAGCAGGATATAAAGGAAGTATAACAATACCTTTTTATGGGCTGGCAGACCAAAAGAATCAGAAACTACTAGAAAATGAGATCGAGGATATTTATGGCGTTGGTTTCATTTTTGTACTGCAAGAGCAGGCACAGAATGAAATTACAATTTCGGATATGAGCTTGATAGAAGAGGGATATCTTCCCGCAAAGAAACAGATCGCTTTGGTTCAGATAAAGGGTGAGGAATCGATGTTACGACCGATTGAGGGAAGTAGCGTAGAAGAATACAAAGTGAGTGCGTTTGATATGGTAGGAGATAGCGTACAAACGAAAGCTAAGCTGTCCTTACAACGTCATTATGATTTCGTTCGAATGACAAGTGGTGGAAAGTTAGAGGTGGACGCTAATGCACAGGATGATTCCGTTGTATTATGTGCAACTACTTCTAATGGAGTCGTTGCTAAGAAGAAGGTATATCTTCAGTATTCCTGGACCAAAAAGGTTATGACCGAGAATGGCTATAATGCAGCTATCGCAAAACCATCTGAAGTAAAACCGTTATTACATCAAGGAAATCCTCTTATGAATGACCGTTTACTTCTTGTAATACGTGTAGTAGGTGTGATAGGAGTTGGTATGTTCTTTCTTCACTATATAAGTAGAAGGAAAAGATACAAAAGAGAATTAAAGAAGGGAGAAAACAATGCTATTTTCAAGTAA
- a CDS encoding probable poly(beta-D-mannuronate) O-acetylase, giving the protein MLFSSNVFIFYFLPIVLLLYYACRWSRGVQNGILLVASLFFYAWGEPWFVLIMIASIFLNYLFALIIDWKRENKRFTKCVLTISVICNLALLLVFKYTDFFIRNINEVTGAHLPLAGLALPLGISFFTFQAMSYVVDVYRETGKVQKNPFWVALYIAFFPQLVAGPIVRYSTIDEQIHDRIETWNKFSVGVCRFIAGLSKKVLLSNNFAIIADHIFDSYQGGGCPISLAWLGAIAYTLQILFDFSGYSDMAIGLGLMFGFKFEENFDYPYISRSIGEFWRRWHISLGNWFKEYLYFPLGGSKVKNKDIVIRNMLVVWLCTGFWHGAEWTFVIWGLLNFVALIFERFTEFEYIQGHNFLKWLYTMFVVVIGWVIFRAENLVYAGNYLASMFGFFTNDWWSDSTWMFVKENFVFFVAGIIFCMPLGRRYNKMIVEKKVTTNIIDILYPVAMMLLFLICVSYLVKGSYNPFIYFNF; this is encoded by the coding sequence ATGCTATTTTCAAGTAATGTATTTATCTTTTATTTTCTTCCCATCGTATTATTGCTTTACTATGCATGCAGATGGTCAAGAGGAGTTCAAAATGGAATCCTGTTAGTGGCAAGTTTGTTCTTTTATGCCTGGGGTGAGCCTTGGTTTGTACTGATCATGATCGCATCGATCTTCTTAAATTATCTCTTTGCATTGATCATTGATTGGAAACGAGAAAATAAGAGATTCACAAAATGTGTGTTGACGATATCAGTTATCTGTAATTTGGCACTGTTGTTAGTGTTTAAGTATACAGATTTCTTTATTAGAAATATCAATGAAGTAACGGGGGCCCACCTTCCACTTGCAGGTCTGGCATTACCGTTAGGAATTTCTTTCTTTACCTTTCAGGCAATGTCCTATGTCGTTGATGTATATCGAGAGACCGGGAAAGTTCAGAAAAATCCTTTCTGGGTTGCTTTATATATCGCATTTTTTCCTCAATTAGTGGCAGGACCAATTGTTCGCTATTCTACAATCGACGAGCAGATTCATGATCGAATTGAGACTTGGAATAAGTTTTCGGTTGGAGTTTGTCGTTTTATAGCAGGATTGAGTAAGAAGGTGCTATTATCCAATAATTTTGCTATTATTGCTGATCATATTTTCGACAGTTATCAGGGGGGCGGATGTCCAATCTCTTTAGCATGGCTGGGCGCGATTGCTTATACTTTACAGATCCTATTTGATTTCTCTGGTTATTCTGATATGGCGATCGGTTTAGGCTTGATGTTTGGTTTCAAGTTTGAAGAAAACTTCGATTATCCTTATATCTCAAGATCGATCGGAGAATTTTGGCGGAGATGGCATATCTCTTTGGGCAATTGGTTTAAGGAGTATCTGTATTTTCCATTAGGCGGCTCGAAGGTAAAGAATAAAGATATTGTAATACGTAACATGCTAGTAGTGTGGTTATGTACTGGTTTCTGGCATGGTGCAGAGTGGACCTTTGTCATTTGGGGATTGTTAAACTTTGTAGCATTGATCTTTGAACGATTTACTGAATTCGAATACATACAAGGACATAACTTTTTAAAATGGCTTTATACAATGTTTGTGGTTGTGATCGGATGGGTTATCTTTCGTGCAGAAAATCTAGTTTATGCGGGCAACTACTTAGCATCAATGTTTGGATTTTTTACGAATGACTGGTGGAGCGATTCAACTTGGATGTTTGTGAAAGAGAATTTTGTATTTTTTGTAGCCGGCATTATTTTCTGTATGCCATTAGGAAGACGGTATAATAAGATGATCGTGGAGAAGAAAGTAACGACAAATATAATCGATATTCTTTATCCAGTTGCGATGATGCTGCTATTTTTGATCTGTGTCTCTTATTTGGTTAAAGGCAGCTATAACCCATTTATTTATTTTAATTTCTAA